The segment TGGGGCTCACCGCAGGCATGTTCGCCTCCGGTCACACCACCCCGCGTCTGGGCATCGACCTTGCCGGCGGCACCAGCATCACGCTGAAGGCGAAGTCGGACCAGGGGTCCGCGATCAACAAGGCCAACATGAACACCGCGGTCGACATCATGAACCGCCGTGTCAACGGGCTGGGCGTCTCCGAGGCGGAGGTGCAGACCCAGGGCAACGACAACATCATTGTCAACATCCCCAAGGGCACCAACTCCGAGAAGGCCCGGCAGCAGGTCGGCACCACCGCGAAGCTGTACTTCCGTCCGGTCCTGGCCCAGGAGGCCACCGGCTCCGCCGTCACCGCCTCGCCCAGCGCGTCCGCGAGCGGCTCGTCCAGCGCCTCCCCGAGCCCCTCGGCGAGCGCGTCCGGCACCGGTGAGAAGGCGACCTCCTCGTCCTCCCCGTCGGCCTCCGCCACCTCGCAGGGTCGCGCGGTCACCGACGCCCTGAAGGCCGACTCCACCCCGTCGGCCTCCGCGAGCACCAAGGCGGGCTCCTCCGCCAGCCCGTCGGCCTCCGCGAGCGGCGGCGCCGCCGTCTCCGAGGGCGACGCGGCCCTCCAGGCCAAGTACGCGGCCCTCGACTGCTCCAAGGAGTCGGTCCGCAACACGGCCGGCGACGGCGTCAAGCCCGGCGACGCCACCGTGGCCTGCGGCGAGATCGACAAGGTCTGGTACAAGTACCTGCTCGGCCCGGCCGCCGTCGACGGCACCGAGGTCGACAAGGCCCAGGCGGTCTTCGACACCCAGGGCGCCGCGGGCTGGCAGGTCACGATGACCTTCACCAAGCAGGGCGGCAAGAAGTTCGCTGACATCACCGGCAAGCTCGCCCAGAACCAGCAGCCGCAGAACGAGTTCGGCATCGTGCTCGACGGCAACGTCGTCTCCAGCCCGTACGTGAGCTCCTCCATCACCGGCGGCCAGGCCCAGATCTCCGGCAGCTTCACGCAGACCGAGGCCCAGGGCCTCGCCAACATGCTGTCCTACGGTGCGCTCCCGCTCTCCTTCGAGGAGCAGAGCGTGACCACGGTGACGGCCGCGCTCGGCGGCGACCAGCTGCACGCCGGTCTGCTGGCCGGCGCCATCGGCCTCGCCCTCGTCGTGATCTACCTGGTCGCCTACTACCGGGGCCTGGCGCTCATCGCGCTCGCGTCCCTGCTGGTCTCCGCGGCCCTCACCTACGTGCTGATGGCCCTGCTCGGCCCGGCCATCGGCTTCGCGCTGAATCTGCCCGCCGTCTGCGGCGCCATCGTCGCCATCGGTATCACCGCGGACTCGTTCATCGTGTACTTCGAACGGGTCCGTGACGAGATCCGCGAGGGCCGTACCCTGCGTCCCGCCGTCGAGCGGGCCTGGCCGCGCGCCCGTCGCACCATCCTGGTCTCCGACTTCGTGTCGTTCCTCGCCGCCGCGGTGCTCTTCGTCGTCACGGTCGGCAAGGTCCAGGGCTTCGCGTTCACCCTCGGCCTGACCACCGTCCTCGACGTGGTCGTGGTCTTCTTCTTCACCAAGCCGCTGATGACGCTCATCGCTCGGCGGAAGTTCTTCGCGAACGGCCACAAGTGGTCCGGCCTCGACCCGAAGAGCCTGGGTGCCCAGCCGCCGCTGCGCCGCACCCGCCGTCCCGGTGGTCCCGCCGCCGGCCCCGTCGAGACGAAGGAGGCATGAGCGATGTCGAAACTCGGTAACCTCGGCGCCCGCCTGCACCGCGGCGAGATCAGCTACGACTTCATCGGCCACCGCAAGCTGTGGTACGGCATCTCGATCCTGATCACCATCACGGCCATCGTCGGCCTGGCGGTGCGCGGCCTGAACATGGGCATCGACTTCCAGGGCGGCGCCGTCTTCACGACGGAGAAGACCAGCGTCACGGTCTCCCAGGCCGAGGAGTTCGCCAAGGACGCGTCCGGCCACGACGCGGTCGTGCAGAAGCTCGGCAACGGCACGCTGCGCATCCAGATCGCCGGTATGGACATCAAGCAGTCCAACCAGATCAAGGACGACCTCGCCACCGACTTCAAGACCGACCCGGAGACGATCACCGCTGAACTGGTCGGCCCCAGCTGGGGCGACCAGATCGCCAACAAGGCCTGGCAGGGTCTGGCGATCTTCATGGTCCTGGTCGTGATCTACCTGGCGATCGCCTTCGAGTGGCGGATGGCCATCGCCGCCCTCGTCGCCCTGATCCACGACATCACCATCACGGTCGGCATCTACGCCCTGGTGGGCTTCGAGGTCACGCCGGGCACGGTGATCGGTCTGCTGACCATCCTCGGTTACTCGCTGTACGACACGGTCGTCGTCTTCGACTCCCTCAAGGAACAGACGAAGGACCTCACCAAGCAGACCCGCTTCACCTACAGCGAGATCGCCAACCGGTCGATCAACGGCACGCTGGTCCGCTCCATCAACACCACGGTCGTCGCGCTGCTGCCGGTGGCGGGCCTGCTGTTCATCGGCGGCGGCTTCCTCGGCGCGGGCACGCTCAACGACATCTCGCTGTCGCTGTTCGTCGGCCT is part of the Streptomyces asoensis genome and harbors:
- the secD gene encoding protein translocase subunit SecD encodes the protein MAAPKKGRSASAQSKPGRSLALILIAIVGLTAGMFASGHTTPRLGIDLAGGTSITLKAKSDQGSAINKANMNTAVDIMNRRVNGLGVSEAEVQTQGNDNIIVNIPKGTNSEKARQQVGTTAKLYFRPVLAQEATGSAVTASPSASASGSSSASPSPSASASGTGEKATSSSSPSASATSQGRAVTDALKADSTPSASASTKAGSSASPSASASGGAAVSEGDAALQAKYAALDCSKESVRNTAGDGVKPGDATVACGEIDKVWYKYLLGPAAVDGTEVDKAQAVFDTQGAAGWQVTMTFTKQGGKKFADITGKLAQNQQPQNEFGIVLDGNVVSSPYVSSSITGGQAQISGSFTQTEAQGLANMLSYGALPLSFEEQSVTTVTAALGGDQLHAGLLAGAIGLALVVIYLVAYYRGLALIALASLLVSAALTYVLMALLGPAIGFALNLPAVCGAIVAIGITADSFIVYFERVRDEIREGRTLRPAVERAWPRARRTILVSDFVSFLAAAVLFVVTVGKVQGFAFTLGLTTVLDVVVVFFFTKPLMTLIARRKFFANGHKWSGLDPKSLGAQPPLRRTRRPGGPAAGPVETKEA
- the secF gene encoding protein translocase subunit SecF, which encodes MSKLGNLGARLHRGEISYDFIGHRKLWYGISILITITAIVGLAVRGLNMGIDFQGGAVFTTEKTSVTVSQAEEFAKDASGHDAVVQKLGNGTLRIQIAGMDIKQSNQIKDDLATDFKTDPETITAELVGPSWGDQIANKAWQGLAIFMVLVVIYLAIAFEWRMAIAALVALIHDITITVGIYALVGFEVTPGTVIGLLTILGYSLYDTVVVFDSLKEQTKDLTKQTRFTYSEIANRSINGTLVRSINTTVVALLPVAGLLFIGGGFLGAGTLNDISLSLFVGLAAGAYSSIFIATPLVADLKERDPQIKALRKRVLAKRAQGPAEEAFARTSAGAGHTEGPEDDDDAEAAVVGPRHQPAARGRGRGRPSGKRR